A portion of the Cetobacterium sp. ZOR0034 genome contains these proteins:
- a CDS encoding PTS sugar transporter subunit IIB has translation MKKILLCCSAGMSTSLLVTKMKKAAEENKLSIEINAVALELFDENLPNYDVFLLGPQVKFKKNDFQKKADAYDKKVEVINMIDYGTMNGKKVLEFALSLIK, from the coding sequence ATGAAAAAAATATTACTATGTTGTTCTGCTGGAATGTCTACAAGCTTATTAGTTACAAAAATGAAAAAAGCTGCTGAAGAAAACAAATTAAGTATCGAAATCAATGCCGTTGCACTAGAACTTTTTGATGAAAATTTACCAAATTACGATGTGTTTTTATTAGGACCTCAAGTTAAATTCAAAAAAAATGATTTCCAAAAAAAAGCGGATGCATATGATAAGAAAGTCGAAGTAATTAATATGATAGACTACGGAACTATGAATGGAAAAAAAGTTCTAGAATTTGCTTTAAGTTTAATTAAATAG
- a CDS encoding amino acid ABC transporter substrate-binding protein — protein sequence MKKLFKLLFLTLTIFTTTFSKENSLENILKKGEIIIGLDDTFAPMGFKDENGNIIGFDIDLANEVAKRMGVKATFKPSEWDGIVFDLKSKKIDLVWNGMTITPAREKQILFSEPYFDDDQIVIVKNDSIKTLDDLKSKNIGVQMGSTSYFAFEASKYSKDVNEIKKYSTNVESLLDLEAGRSDAVIMDAVVGRYYIAKKDGFSVLSEPIAKEKMGVGLRKEDVSLKNEIDKTLNDMRADGTFKAIYTKWFGDK from the coding sequence ATGAAAAAACTATTTAAACTTTTATTTTTAACACTTACTATCTTTACTACGACTTTTTCTAAAGAAAACTCTTTAGAAAATATTTTGAAAAAAGGAGAGATTATCATTGGACTTGATGATACCTTCGCACCTATGGGATTTAAAGATGAGAATGGAAACATCATTGGTTTTGATATCGATTTAGCTAACGAAGTAGCTAAAAGAATGGGAGTTAAAGCTACGTTTAAACCAAGTGAATGGGATGGAATTGTCTTTGATTTGAAAAGTAAAAAAATCGATTTAGTTTGGAATGGGATGACAATAACACCTGCTAGAGAAAAGCAGATTCTTTTCTCTGAGCCATACTTTGATGATGATCAAATCGTTATCGTAAAAAATGACTCTATCAAAACTTTAGATGATTTAAAATCTAAAAATATTGGAGTTCAAATGGGTAGTACATCATATTTCGCTTTTGAAGCTTCAAAATATTCAAAGGATGTTAACGAAATCAAAAAATACTCTACAAATGTTGAGTCTCTTTTAGATTTAGAAGCGGGGAGATCAGATGCCGTAATTATGGATGCTGTTGTTGGAAGATACTATATTGCTAAAAAAGATGGATTTAGTGTTTTAAGTGAACCAATAGCCAAAGAAAAAATGGGAGTTGGACTTAGAAAAGAGGATGTCTCTTTGAAAAATGAAATTGACAAAACTTTAAATGATATGAGAGCTGACGGAACATTTAAAGCAATATATACAAAATGGTTTGGAGATAAATAA
- a CDS encoding PTS lactose/cellobiose transporter subunit IIA — translation MNNTEFISEETLEKIMTGVAVAGTAKSLGKEALAKANEGDFKEARNLFSLAKKQFIEVHGYHFDFIQKEASGERVDICLLLVHMEDHIMTTSLFLDSLEDQINLIERVCKLENLINSK, via the coding sequence ATGAATAATACAGAATTTATTTCTGAAGAAACTTTAGAAAAAATTATGACTGGAGTAGCGGTTGCAGGAACTGCTAAATCTTTAGGTAAAGAAGCTCTTGCTAAAGCTAACGAAGGAGATTTTAAAGAAGCGCGAAACCTTTTCTCTTTAGCAAAAAAACAATTTATTGAGGTTCACGGATATCATTTTGACTTCATTCAAAAAGAGGCTTCTGGTGAAAGAGTAGACATTTGTCTTTTACTTGTCCATATGGAAGACCATATTATGACAACATCTTTATTTCTGGATTCTTTAGAAGATCAAATAAATCTTATTGAAAGAGTTTGTAAGTTAGAAAATTTAATTAATAGTAAATAA
- a CDS encoding glycine zipper 2TM domain-containing protein — MLKRLVFLSVLISILVGCSASYNTPYVRRNAVGGAAVGAIAGQLIGRDTTSTLIGAGIGALAGSAIGHERQKNYYRRRYNY, encoded by the coding sequence ATGCTAAAAAGATTGGTTTTTCTTTCAGTTTTAATCTCTATTTTAGTTGGATGTTCTGCTTCTTATAATACACCTTATGTTCGAAGAAATGCAGTAGGTGGAGCAGCTGTTGGAGCTATTGCTGGACAGCTTATAGGTAGAGACACAACAAGTACATTGATAGGAGCGGGGATAGGTGCTTTAGCAGGATCGGCTATAGGTCATGAAAGACAAAAGAACTATTATAGAAGAAGATACAACTATTAA
- a CDS encoding amino acid ABC transporter ATP-binding protein, with protein MGIKVKNLNKNFGNSVVFKNLNLEIEKGEIISIIGPSGRGKSTFLRCVIGLEEFDSGEIICNRKKMGMVFQNFNLFQNKTVLQNIVEPLVLVDKLDKTIAKERAISLLQKVGLEDKKDSYPKYLSGGQQQRVAIARALAKEPDVLLFDEPTSALDPFMTSEVLKVIEDLKNSSDITMVIVSHEMDFVKKVSTRIIEF; from the coding sequence ATGGGTATTAAAGTAAAAAATTTAAATAAAAATTTTGGAAATAGCGTTGTTTTTAAAAATTTAAATCTAGAGATTGAAAAAGGTGAAATCATCTCTATTATTGGTCCTTCTGGAAGAGGAAAATCAACTTTTTTAAGATGCGTAATCGGACTCGAAGAGTTTGATTCAGGTGAGATTATCTGCAATAGAAAAAAAATGGGAATGGTTTTTCAAAACTTCAATCTTTTTCAAAATAAAACTGTTCTACAAAATATAGTAGAACCTTTAGTCTTAGTTGATAAACTAGATAAAACCATCGCTAAAGAGCGTGCTATCTCTCTTTTACAGAAGGTTGGGTTAGAAGATAAAAAAGATTCGTATCCTAAGTATCTTTCTGGAGGACAGCAACAAAGAGTCGCTATTGCTAGAGCACTTGCTAAAGAGCCCGATGTTTTACTTTTTGATGAGCCTACATCAGCTCTTGATCCTTTTATGACAAGTGAAGTTCTTAAAGTTATAGAAGATTTAAAAAATAGTAGCGATATTACAATGGTTATTGTCAGTCACGAAATGGATTTTGTTAAAAAAGTTTCAACAAGAATAATTGAATTTTAA
- a CDS encoding amino acid ABC transporter permease yields the protein MENNLIYILKGLNLTLKLYFFTLIFALPFGILLSLGRVSKSKILNNSIQIYTWIFRGTPLLLQLFFVYYGLPVVGVTLEPFTAALLTFIINYSAYTCEIFRGSILGIDKGQYEATKVLGYNYWQTMFKVILPQSLVTAIPALSNEAISLVKDTSLISAIGMAEILRNSKEIVTREFSITPFILCAGIYLILSTVIIFILKNIEKKVNV from the coding sequence ATGGAAAATAACTTAATCTATATACTAAAAGGTTTAAACCTTACATTAAAACTTTACTTTTTTACACTGATTTTTGCGCTACCTTTTGGTATTTTACTATCACTTGGAAGAGTTTCTAAATCTAAAATCTTAAATAATAGTATTCAAATATATACTTGGATTTTTAGAGGAACACCTCTTTTACTTCAACTTTTCTTTGTCTACTACGGTCTACCAGTAGTTGGAGTAACTCTGGAGCCATTTACAGCTGCATTGTTAACTTTTATAATTAACTACTCAGCTTATACATGTGAAATTTTTAGAGGAAGTATTCTCGGAATAGATAAGGGACAGTATGAAGCTACTAAAGTTTTAGGTTATAACTATTGGCAAACAATGTTCAAAGTAATTCTTCCTCAAAGTTTAGTTACAGCTATTCCCGCGCTTTCAAACGAAGCTATCTCTCTTGTTAAAGATACATCTTTGATATCAGCTATCGGTATGGCAGAGATTTTGAGAAACTCGAAAGAGATTGTAACTAGAGAATTCAGTATAACGCCTTTTATCCTTTGTGCTGGAATTTATCTAATTCTTTCGACAGTTATTATATTTATATTAAAAAATATTGAAAAAAAGGTGAATGTATAA